The Sesamum indicum cultivar Zhongzhi No. 13 linkage group LG9, S_indicum_v1.0, whole genome shotgun sequence genome segment GAATACCAACTTCTtatttccaaaatattaaacaacAAACCTAAGATGGAAacaatatcattaaaaaatgtggataattattttcttgattccacttttttatatatttatcaagaaACTAACACAACACAATCCGACTCCAACAGGACgagagaaaaagaggaaaatCAGGTTCATTATGCtaatttatggaaaaaaatttatctaaattaagATTGATTGAACCGAATCAATCATATGTGTAAATGCAATTCACATATCATGTGATTCGTTCACATTGGCGGTTTATATGAACTAGAATTTCCCATCTGTACTGTACGGCAAGCAGTTTCCGGTGGCTCCTACATGTCCGGATAAGCCAAGTCCCAGACAGAAGTTGCAGGTTCCTCGTTTAATAACTCCTCAAAAGGCTTAGCATTCAAATCCATGTTGCCACAAGCCGGATCCAACGGCAGCTGTGCAATCACATCCCAATAAATTCCCGGATCCAACGGCAACTGTTCAGTCACCTCACCAGGCGCCTCTTCTCCACCTTCGTTGAAGACATGGCTGCCCTTTTCCTGTGTCATCTGTATCAAATCACTCGGCTGCATTTCCCTCTCTTCAGCATGAACGaaacttagctgtttttcAAGAATCCCACCAACAATTTCTTGCCCGTTTTGAACAACATCATTGTCCCTGTAAATACACATCCACGTCTCGTGATTAGTTCTTGAAGTCTTGTCAGAAAACGCCCATTCTATGCAACTATTTGGGCACTTGGAGTTCTGGCAAGTTTAGAGAGGATCGAACGTCGTTTCTGGATCGAAGCTGCACTTCCTCTTCTCACCACTGccgatcaaatttgattcaGTTTGACCTCCTGTCTTCTGTTGATCATCTTCGTTCTCTTCTGTAATTCTGAGTGCTTTCTCAGTGAGCTTCAGAAGGACTTCTTCTTGATTCACAACCTTAGACCAAGTAGCTGTGTCTCTTGCAGTCATCTTGTCCTGAAGAGTCTTGGACTGACTCACAACCCTTCTCATCCTGCTTAGATTCGGGGCCATGTGTTTGATGACTGCAGCCAGGACAGTGACCTTCCAGGCCTTCTTCAGATCATGGGGCTTCCGGTACGGCGGCGGCCCGTGTTCATGCGCCAATCCTTGGTCGCCCCACCAGAGCTCATTACCTTTCGGCCACCACGGCGGCGGAAGCCCTCTCTCAAGCGGGAACCGCCGCTGCGGGGGCACAC includes the following:
- the LOC105171184 gene encoding LOW QUALITY PROTEIN: putative ETHYLENE INSENSITIVE 3-like 4 protein (The sequence of the model RefSeq protein was modified relative to this genomic sequence to represent the inferred CDS: substituted 1 base at 1 genomic stop codon), which produces MVDFHGEIGPPSPTSSVELQDVSEDEGISYDDLKQRMWKDRMRMQKLKAKRDVDVPPSAAKLEQSRRKKMSRAQDAILKYMVKIMEVCNAQGFVYGIVSEKGKPVTGSSDSLREWWKEKVRFDQHAPAAIAAFLPKIVEEAAAAAAADFELDPTSYMHLLEELQDTTLGSLLSALMQHCVPPQRRFPLERGLPPPWWPKGNELWWGDQGLAHEHGPPPYRKPHDLKKAWKVTVLAAVIKHMAPNLSRMRRVVSQSKTLQDKMTARDTATWSKVVNQEEVLLKLTEKALRITEENEDDQQKTGGQTESNLIGSGEKRKCSFDPETTFDPLXTCQNSKCPNSCIEWAFSDKTSRTNHETWMCIYRDNDVVQNGQEIVGGILEKQLSFVHAEEREMQPSDLIQMTQEKGSHVFNEGGEEAPGEVTEQLPLDPGIYWDVIAQLPLDPACGNMDLNAKPFEELLNEEPATSVWDLAYPDM